GCATCAGCAGGATTTCATAGCCCAGCGCAGCGGCGGAGAGCAAGGCCAGGGCGAACAGCGGCGGGCGTGGCAGCGCGTTCATCTCGTTGGTCGCATGAAGCGTCCCGCCGGATGCCGCGCCTCAGTGCTTGCCGACCAGCGGCACGAAGCGCACCGGCAGGATCTGCCGGGTGCTGACGCTGCCGTCCGCGGATTTTTCGACCAGCAGCAGGTACTGCGTCAGGAACTGCGCGCCCACCGGGATCACCATGCGCCCGCCCGGCTTGAGCTGGCGGATCAGCGGCGGCGGCACATGGCTGGCCGCGGCGGTGACGACGATGGCGTCATAGGGCGCGTGCTCGTCCCAGCCGTAATAGCCGTCGCCGACCTTGCACGCCACCTGCCGGTAGGCCAGCCGCCGCAGGCGCTCGCAGGCCTGGCGCCCGAGCGGCTCGATGATCTCGATGGTGTAGACCGCGCGCGCCAGCCGGCTCAGCACCGCGGCCTGGTAGCCGGAGCCGGTGCCGATCTCGAGCACGCTGTCGCCCGGCTGGACCCGCAGCAGGTCGGTCATCAGCGCCACGATGTATGGCTGCGAGATGGTCTGGCCATGGCCGATCGGCAGCGGCCGGTTCTCGTAGGCGTGGGGTTTCTGCGGGTCGGGCACGAATTCATGTCGCGGCACCTGGCCCATCACGGCCATCACCCCGGGGGCGATGCCGTGGCTGCGGTTCGGCACGCCGGCGCCGGCGTCGATCGCGGCGATCTCGCTGACCATCTCGGCGCGCTGCTTCTGCCGTGCATCGTCGGCGCGGCACAGCCCGGCCGCTGCCAAGGCGGCAACGGCGAGCAAGGCAATAAAGGGATGATGGGCGGACGGCTGCACGATGGGACCCGAGGGAGCCTACCGTCATCGTAGGTCATCGGCTGCGCCGGCGCCGGCAAGTGGCAAACGAGGCGCTTGTCGGTGCTCGCCGATCCTGCGGGCTAGCCCGCGATCAGCTTGAGGCCGGCCGGCAGCGCCTCGCCGAATACCCGTCCCTCGTCCGCGGCGTCGAGTTCGACCACCTCGCGCACCATCGCGATCCAGCCCGGCGGCGCGTTGGCGGCTTCCAGCCGGCGCACCACGTCCGCGCGCAGCGCGTCGGGCAGGTCGCGGGTGCGGTCGCCGGTCATGCGCGCGATCTGCACTGCGGCGAACGCGGCCGGCTCGACCTTTTTCCAGTCGAGCGCCAGGATGGCGTCCAGCCACTGGCCGGCGGTGTCGGGCGGCACCACGCTGTGCGCGCTGCCGTAGAACGGCATGCGCGCGCCGATGCGGCCCACCGCCCACCAGCCCTGGTTGTTCTCGGACGGCTTGCGCAGCCGGGTCAGCAGCCAGCCGGCCAGCTCGGTCTTGGCGTCGACCGGCAGGCGCTCGAGCGAGCCGGCCAGCCGCACCATGTCGGCATAGCCGCCCCGGGTGGGTCCGGCCGGCTTCTTGAAGTGCGCGCTGCCCGGTGGCTGCAGGTAGAAGGCCATGTCTTCCAGCAGTCGCAGCTGCGCGCTTTCGTCGAGCCCGCCGGCGGCGCGCCGCCACAGCGTCCACCATTCCGACCAGTTCTGGCTTTCGTTGACGTACTGGATGCCCTGGTCGTACTGCGACCACAGCTGCGCGACGCGCCATTCATCGAGCGGGTAGCCGAAGCCGGGCCGCACGCAATAGCCCGCCAGATTCAGCCACAGGCGCTCATGGTCCGCGCTGCGGCGGCGGCGCCGGGCGCGCTCCCACAAGGCGCCGAACAGCTCGCGCAGCAGCGCGCTGTCCCACTGCTCGCGCGCGCCCAGGATCTGCTCCAGCTGGGCGCGCAGGCGCTTGACTTCCTTCGGGCCGACCTCCTGCGAGCGCGCGCCGAAGGCGCGGTCGATCAACTCCAAAGCCTGCGGCAGCGACGGGTGGGCCGTTGGCGCCGTTGGCGCCGTGGGTGCCGCCGCGGCGTCGTTGCCGCGCAGCTGGAACTCGAGGCGCCAGCGCTGCGCGGCATCCTCGGTGCTGACGCAGTGGACTTCGAGCGTGCCGACCTCGGTCAGCGACGTGGTGATCTGCACCGGCGTTTCGCGCGGGCCGCCGGCGCCGCGCGTCGGCACCACGGTCGCGATCGGCGGCAGCCGCACGAAGTCGCCGCCGGACAGGTCGGTCAGTGCGCCGGGCTGGTAGGGCGTCTCGGCCACCGACGACACCAGGTGGAACTGCACCGGGTGGCCCAGCCGCAAGGCGAAGGTGCGGTCGCTGAGGTGGATCTCGTGGCCTTCCTCGGTGCCGCGCGGCAGCAGGCAGATGCCTTGCTGGCCCGTGGCGCCATCGTCGAGCACCAGGAAATAGCTGCGCGCCGAGCCGCCGCCGATGCGCGGCGCCTGGCCGGCGCGCGCGCGCGCATAGGCGACAGCGCCGCGGGCCACGGCAATGTCGGGATCGGCGTTGTGCAGCACCTGCAGCGGCGCGCCGCGCCAGCCGCCCAGCGTGTCGGCGATGCGCTCGGCCAGCGCCTGCGCGCGGAACACGCCGCCGTTGAGCAGCAGCGTGTCGGGCACCGGCAGGGCATCGTCCGGCGCGTCTTCCATGCCGAGCGCGGCACGGGCCTGCGCCGCGTGCTGGCCGAGGAAGGCGGCGACGTGGCGGGTCACGGCGGGATCGGCGGCATAGGGCAGGCCGAACTCGACGATGGCGCCGCGCGCGCGCCGCGGCCGTTCGCTGGCCGGCACGTTGGGGAAGAAGCCGTCGACCACCAGCTGCTCGACTTCCTGCCGCGTCACCTGCACCGAGCGCGCGCCGCCGACCAGCCGGGAGCCCGCGCCCAGCAGCGTCACGTTGACGGCATCGGGCGCGTCCGCGCCCAGCAGTTGTTCCTTGGCGGCGCGGCAGCGCGCCACCAGCTGCGACAGGCTCGCAGCCGACAGGCGCGGCTGTGCCGGCGCGCCTTCGTCCAGGCGCGCCAGGCGCGCTTCGACCTGGTGCGCCAGCCCCAGATCCATGTTGTCGCCGCCGAGCATCAGGTGGTTGCCCACCCCGATGCGGGTCAGTTGCGGCTGCCCGTCCTGCATGTCCACGCGGATCAGCGTGAGGTCGGTGGTGCCGCCGCCGACGTCGCAGATCAGCACCAGCCGGGTTTGCGCCAGGTCCTGCTCCAGCGTCTGGCGATGGTGGAACAGCCAGTCGTAGAGCGCGGCCTGCGGCTCTTCCAGCAGCCGCAGCGCGGGCAGGCCCGCCAGGCGCGCGGCTTCGAGTGTCAGCGCGCGCGCGCCCTCGTCGAACGACGCCGGCACGGTCAGCACCACGTCCTGCTGTTCGAGCGGCGCGTCGGGGAAGCGGTGGTTCCAGGCCGCGCAGACGTAGCCGAGATAGCTCGCGCTGGCGACCACCGGCGAGATCTTGGCGAGATCCTCCTCGCCGCCCCAGGGCAGGATCGGCGCGGTGCGGTCGACCGAGGCATGCGACAGCCAGCTCTTGGCGCTGGCCACCAGCCGGCCCGGCACCTGCGCGCCCAGCGTTGCCGCCAGGCGGCCGAACACGGTGCGGCGCGCGGCCGCGCTGGCGGCGGATTGCCAGGGCAGCTGCAGGTCATCGCCGTTGAGCTCGCCCGGCGCGGCGTGGTAGCGCACCGAGGGCAGCAGGGGGCGGGCCGCGACCTCGCCCGGCGCGACCAGCTGGTCGATGTCGAACACGCGGATATCGTCGGAGCCGGCCCGGGCGTAGGCCACCACCGTGTTGCTGGTGCCCAGGTCGATGCCGACGATGTACTGCTTCAGCGCCGGTGCTGCGGCTTCAGGCATCGGCGTTGCCGCGCACGTCGAATTGCACCTTCCAGCGTTCGCCGCTGGCGCGCGGCACGGCCTCGAGTTCGAGCGTGCCGGCCTCGGTCACGCGCGCATGCAGCCTGACCGGCACCACTTCGCCGGCGGTGCGGCCTTCGGCGGGCAGCGTCGCCTGGATTTCTTCCAGCTCCTGCAGTTCCTCCGGCCCCCAGAAGTCGAGCAGGGTGCCGACCTGGTCCTGGCGCCGCACCGACGAGCCGAAGAAGCGGAAGTGCACCGGCTCACCGACCACCAGGCCGAATTCCTGCGGCGGCAGCTCGGCCTCGGTGCCTTCTTCCATGCCGAACGGGGCCACGCACAGCGCCTGGATCGGCGGCTCGAAGCCCGGCACTGCGGGCATCGACGATTCCACCGCGACGTAGTAGGCGCGCGCGGTGCCGCCGCGGATGCGCACGCCCTTGCCGCGCCGCACGTAGCCGTAATAGGCCGCGCCGCGCGCCACCGCCAGGTCCAGCTCGGCGCCGTCGAGCAGGC
This Cupriavidus nantongensis DNA region includes the following protein-coding sequences:
- a CDS encoding Hsp70 family protein yields the protein MPEAAAPALKQYIVGIDLGTSNTVVAYARAGSDDIRVFDIDQLVAPGEVAARPLLPSVRYHAAPGELNGDDLQLPWQSAASAAARRTVFGRLAATLGAQVPGRLVASAKSWLSHASVDRTAPILPWGGEEDLAKISPVVASASYLGYVCAAWNHRFPDAPLEQQDVVLTVPASFDEGARALTLEAARLAGLPALRLLEEPQAALYDWLFHHRQTLEQDLAQTRLVLICDVGGGTTDLTLIRVDMQDGQPQLTRIGVGNHLMLGGDNMDLGLAHQVEARLARLDEGAPAQPRLSAASLSQLVARCRAAKEQLLGADAPDAVNVTLLGAGSRLVGGARSVQVTRQEVEQLVVDGFFPNVPASERPRRARGAIVEFGLPYAADPAVTRHVAAFLGQHAAQARAALGMEDAPDDALPVPDTLLLNGGVFRAQALAERIADTLGGWRGAPLQVLHNADPDIAVARGAVAYARARAGQAPRIGGGSARSYFLVLDDGATGQQGICLLPRGTEEGHEIHLSDRTFALRLGHPVQFHLVSSVAETPYQPGALTDLSGGDFVRLPPIATVVPTRGAGGPRETPVQITTSLTEVGTLEVHCVSTEDAAQRWRLEFQLRGNDAAAAPTAPTAPTAHPSLPQALELIDRAFGARSQEVGPKEVKRLRAQLEQILGAREQWDSALLRELFGALWERARRRRRSADHERLWLNLAGYCVRPGFGYPLDEWRVAQLWSQYDQGIQYVNESQNWSEWWTLWRRAAGGLDESAQLRLLEDMAFYLQPPGSAHFKKPAGPTRGGYADMVRLAGSLERLPVDAKTELAGWLLTRLRKPSENNQGWWAVGRIGARMPFYGSAHSVVPPDTAGQWLDAILALDWKKVEPAAFAAVQIARMTGDRTRDLPDALRADVVRRLEAANAPPGWIAMVREVVELDAADEGRVFGEALPAGLKLIAG
- a CDS encoding protein-L-isoaspartate(D-aspartate) O-methyltransferase; amino-acid sequence: MQPSAHHPFIALLAVAALAAAGLCRADDARQKQRAEMVSEIAAIDAGAGVPNRSHGIAPGVMAVMGQVPRHEFVPDPQKPHAYENRPLPIGHGQTISQPYIVALMTDLLRVQPGDSVLEIGTGSGYQAAVLSRLARAVYTIEIIEPLGRQACERLRRLAYRQVACKVGDGYYGWDEHAPYDAIVVTAAASHVPPPLIRQLKPGGRMVIPVGAQFLTQYLLLVEKSADGSVSTRQILPVRFVPLVGKH